GAAGGTGCCATTCCCAGACCTCCCACCAGTCCGGCTCCTTCATCAGATAGTATGTCCCCGAAAAGATTGGTGGTTACCACCACCTGGAACCGGTGGGGATCAGTGACCAGGAACATGGCCGCGGCATCCACATAGAGTTCATCAGTGGCAATATCACGGTATCCATCTTTTTCTTTGTATTCTTCTGCCACTTTCCAGAAGGAGTTTCTGAATACTCCATCACTTTTTCTTAACACGTTGGCCTTGTGCACCGCAGTGACCCTGGTTTTACCTCTATTTTTCGCTTCTTCAAAGGCCACTCTGGAGATACGCTGAGAAGCCTTCCGGGTGATAACTCGCAGGGCAGTGGCTCCTTCACTGGTGACTTCCTCAATTCCGGAGTAAAGACCTTCACTGTTCTCACGGATTATAAGGATATCCACATCACCGTACAGGGATTTCACACCTGGATAGGATTTGATGGGCCTTAAATTGGCATAGAGACCCAATTCTTTTCTGAGGGTCAATATTGAACTAGGAGTCTTTTGTTCGGGAACAGAGGTGATTGCTCCGAAAAGAGTGGCATCGGCATTTCTAGCTATTTCTAATGTTTCATGGGGTAAAGTATTCCCAGTTTCTTGATAACAGGCATATCCTGCCCGGGCTTCATGAAACTCAAACTCTAAATCAGAAGCTTTGAGAATATCCAGGGTAGCTTCCATAACCTCTGGTCCTATACCATCTCCGGGTATTACGGTTATTGTGTACATATCAATCCTCATGTTTTTTTTATTAAGTTATCCCCTTAACTCTTTTGAAGTTTAATTAATTATTTTTAACTGACATGACATAGTTAACCTCATTATCAAGTGCCACTCCTGGGAATAACCCCCGAACTAATTACCATTAAACAAAATAGGGAAGTTTTCTGGTGTGGCGAGTTATATATTTTCCCCAATAGGAGGCGGTGAGGGTAAACTATATGATGGAGTAAGGATATAATATATTTTCCTTAGGTTAACGCTTTAACCAAACCTAA
This portion of the Methanobacterium formicicum genome encodes:
- a CDS encoding isocitrate/isopropylmalate dehydrogenase family protein, with amino-acid sequence MYTITVIPGDGIGPEVMEATLDILKASDLEFEFHEARAGYACYQETGNTLPHETLEIARNADATLFGAITSVPEQKTPSSILTLRKELGLYANLRPIKSYPGVKSLYGDVDILIIRENSEGLYSGIEEVTSEGATALRVITRKASQRISRVAFEEAKNRGKTRVTAVHKANVLRKSDGVFRNSFWKVAEEYKEKDGYRDIATDELYVDAAAMFLVTDPHRFQVVVTTNLFGDILSDEGAGLVGGLGMAPSANIGDDNGLFEPVHGSAPDIAGKGVANPAAMILSACLMLQFLGEHQEAFKLEQALIKVLEEGIVLTPDLGGTSTTMEMAQAVKKYFKKS